In Halarcobacter bivalviorum, a genomic segment contains:
- the frr gene encoding ribosome recycling factor, with product MLEEIYAETKDHMEKSIEALRRDYKTLRTGKVSTSILDGVKIDYYGTPTPLSQVGSVTATDATTIVVNPWEKNLLNDIEKAIQNANIGVNPNNDGDLIKLFFPPMTVEQRQESAKQAKAMTDNAKVAIRNVRKHANDKVKNLHKDKEITEDENKKAQDEIQKITDAYVAKADDTLKAKEQEILTV from the coding sequence ATGTTAGAAGAAATCTATGCAGAAACAAAAGATCATATGGAGAAGTCTATTGAGGCTTTAAGAAGAGACTATAAAACATTAAGAACTGGAAAAGTAAGTACTTCTATTTTAGATGGTGTTAAAATTGATTATTATGGAACTCCTACTCCACTTTCTCAAGTTGGTTCTGTAACTGCAACTGACGCAACAACAATTGTTGTAAACCCATGGGAAAAAAACCTTTTAAATGATATTGAAAAAGCTATTCAAAATGCAAATATTGGTGTAAACCCAAATAATGATGGTGATTTAATTAAATTATTCTTCCCTCCAATGACTGTAGAGCAAAGACAAGAGAGTGCAAAACAAGCTAAAGCAATGACTGATAATGCAAAAGTTGCTATTAGAAATGTAAGAAAACATGCAAATGATAAAGTAAAAAACTTACATAAAGACAAAGAAATTACAGAAGATGAAAACAAGAAAGCTCAAGATGAAATTCAAAAAATCACTGATGCTTATGTTGCAAAAGCAGATGATACGCTAAAAGCAAAAGAACAAGAAATTTTAACGGTATAA
- the pyrE gene encoding orotate phosphoribosyltransferase — protein sequence MNVEQIYKDANALLEGHFKLSSGNHSQFYLQSAKVLEDPKTAKLLAEALAEQIKNSGLKVDAVCSPALGGLIAGFALATALDVRLIFAERVDGEMTIRRGFEVQEGENYIVCEDIITTGGSALEAAKQVENGGGNIVAYAALANRGFCSREGSDIEPKDNCKLPLDKPLFALDDFTFEMYSPEDCPLCKEGSVAYKPGSRGN from the coding sequence ATGAACGTAGAACAGATATATAAAGACGCAAATGCACTTTTAGAAGGGCATTTTAAATTAAGTAGTGGAAATCACTCTCAATTTTATTTACAATCAGCAAAGGTTTTAGAAGATCCTAAAACTGCAAAACTATTAGCAGAAGCTTTAGCAGAGCAAATTAAAAACTCTGGTCTTAAAGTTGATGCTGTATGCTCACCTGCACTTGGTGGATTAATTGCTGGTTTTGCACTTGCAACTGCTCTTGATGTAAGACTTATTTTTGCAGAAAGAGTTGATGGTGAAATGACTATTAGAAGAGGTTTTGAAGTTCAAGAAGGTGAGAACTATATTGTTTGTGAAGATATTATCACAACTGGTGGTTCAGCACTAGAAGCTGCAAAACAAGTTGAAAATGGTGGTGGAAACATTGTTGCTTATGCTGCATTAGCTAATAGAGGTTTCTGTTCAAGAGAGGGTTCTGATATTGAGCCTAAAGATAACTGTAAATTACCACTAGATAAGCCACTTTTTGCATTAGATGACTTTACTTTTGAAATGTATTCTCCAGAAGATTGTCCTTTATGTAAAGAAGGAAGTGTTGCTTACAAACCAGGTAGTAGAGGTAACTAA
- a CDS encoding RDD family protein — translation MASRWRDIKQGNVSKESSSINEEIKDSFASAPIGHRIKAFIVDMFMIMMPIMYITTYLIMDGKDDFQGSDEARWITALIFGFIIVLFWIIKGQTPGYKAYSIKLIDDTTKEKVSLPKATLRYLIFLISATTIILAFLPFFRKDKKTIQDLLTKSTVIQAEN, via the coding sequence ATGGCTAGCAGATGGCGAGATATAAAACAAGGAAATGTTTCTAAAGAGTCTTCTTCTATAAATGAAGAGATAAAAGACTCTTTTGCCTCTGCACCAATTGGGCATAGAATCAAAGCATTTATTGTAGATATGTTTATGATTATGATGCCTATTATGTATATAACTACTTATTTAATCATGGATGGAAAAGATGATTTCCAAGGAAGTGATGAAGCAAGATGGATTACAGCTTTAATTTTTGGATTTATTATTGTTCTTTTTTGGATAATAAAGGGTCAGACGCCAGGATATAAAGCTTACTCAATTAAATTGATTGATGATACTACTAAAGAAAAGGTATCATTACCTAAAGCTACTCTTAGATATTTAATATTTTTAATTTCAGCAACAACTATAATTTTAGCTTTTTTACCTTTTTTTAGAAAAGATAAAAAAACAATTCAAGATTTACTTACTAAATCAACAGTTATTCAAGCTGAAAATTGA
- a CDS encoding MFS transporter, producing MLFFKLSAFYFFYFAAVGVYVIFLPKVLHDIGYSAFEIGVVFAIAPLMKFITPFLFLKHITLNQNVFKTALLLSVVCSLMLYVTLENLYLLMINNAVLAACLSMILPYLEVTAVKILGNSKYGKVRLFGSIGFMLISLVLAQYLTSPYVALHYYLFVNLLTVFFAFSLLKYDDVKQDESKTNSKFSFFKYWPFWVSLFFMQFSFGAFYNFFTIYETSHGISLEMTSYLWSFGVICEILILYFQGPLLKRNLLTLIKFSVAITALRWFILFMYPDNLTLTFISQGIHAFSFGLFHSAVVIYLYSLYENKKLAQQFMFGVAYGLGGFLGALIAGWLYGEYLFLYSTIFALFSLLFLYNKRLPKEV from the coding sequence ATGCTCTTTTTTAAACTTTCAGCATTTTATTTTTTCTATTTTGCAGCAGTCGGAGTTTATGTAATCTTTTTACCAAAAGTATTACATGATATTGGATATAGTGCTTTTGAAATTGGTGTTGTGTTTGCTATTGCTCCACTTATGAAGTTTATTACTCCTTTTCTATTTTTAAAGCATATTACTCTAAATCAAAATGTATTTAAAACTGCTTTGCTTTTATCTGTAGTTTGCTCTTTAATGCTTTATGTAACTTTAGAAAACTTATATCTTCTTATGATAAATAATGCTGTTTTAGCTGCCTGTTTATCTATGATATTACCCTACTTAGAAGTAACTGCTGTTAAAATACTTGGAAATTCAAAATATGGAAAAGTAAGGCTTTTTGGCTCAATAGGTTTTATGTTAATATCTCTTGTACTTGCACAATATCTTACAAGTCCATATGTAGCTTTACACTACTATTTATTTGTAAATCTTCTTACTGTATTTTTTGCTTTTTCACTTCTTAAATATGATGATGTAAAACAAGATGAAAGTAAAACAAATAGTAAATTCTCTTTTTTTAAATATTGGCCTTTTTGGGTAAGCCTTTTCTTTATGCAATTTAGTTTTGGTGCTTTTTATAACTTCTTTACTATTTATGAGACAAGTCATGGTATAAGTCTTGAAATGACCTCTTATCTTTGGTCTTTTGGGGTTATTTGTGAAATACTTATTCTCTATTTTCAAGGACCTTTATTAAAAAGGAATCTACTTACTTTAATTAAATTTTCTGTGGCTATTACTGCTCTTAGATGGTTTATTCTTTTTATGTATCCAGATAATTTAACTCTTACTTTTATAAGTCAAGGTATTCATGCTTTTTCATTTGGACTATTTCATAGTGCTGTTGTAATTTATTTATACTCTTTATATGAAAATAAAAAACTTGCTCAACAGTTCATGTTTGGTGTTGCTTATGGGTTAGGTGGTTTTTTAGGAGCTTTAATTGCAGGTTGGTTATATGGAGAGTATCTATTTTTATATTCTACTATTTTTGCTCTTTTCTCTTTACTATTTTTATACAACAAAAGACTTCCAAAAGAAGTCTAA
- a CDS encoding TPR end-of-group domain-containing protein, whose product MKKSLILLFVIVGILFSSTTKEERVQQRVDELKKPLYNPFVENYILHEIKQLREENRNLKVELHETLAKKEIQMSNNVVNYATSTINNMFYIIAAATSLLVIVGWTSIKDTNEKVKNMIDEKTSKIIEEYEERLLNFERDLESRSKQVKRNQYEIEVTNTIHSLWLRASQESTPSGKVEIYDEILNIRPDEVEALAYKADAVLDMGEANWALNLTNQALEIDDSYANAYYQRAKIYAVLGQDENAILDLEKSIELNEQYVKEIENEQEFESLVKHEKVQKILKLKATA is encoded by the coding sequence ATGAAAAAGAGTTTGATTTTACTATTTGTAATAGTAGGAATACTTTTTTCTTCAACAACAAAAGAAGAGAGAGTTCAACAAAGAGTTGATGAGTTAAAAAAACCTTTATATAACCCTTTTGTAGAAAACTATATTCTGCATGAGATTAAACAACTAAGGGAAGAGAATAGAAATTTAAAGGTTGAATTACATGAAACATTGGCAAAAAAAGAGATTCAGATGTCAAACAATGTGGTAAATTATGCTACTTCTACTATTAACAATATGTTTTATATTATTGCAGCAGCTACCTCATTACTTGTGATAGTGGGTTGGACTTCTATTAAAGATACCAATGAAAAAGTAAAGAATATGATTGATGAAAAGACTTCTAAGATAATTGAAGAGTATGAAGAGAGACTTCTAAATTTTGAAAGAGATTTAGAGAGTAGGTCAAAACAAGTTAAACGAAATCAATATGAGATAGAAGTCACTAATACTATTCATTCCTTATGGTTAAGAGCAAGTCAAGAGAGTACTCCTTCTGGAAAAGTGGAAATATATGATGAGATTTTAAATATTAGACCAGATGAGGTAGAAGCTTTAGCTTATAAAGCTGATGCAGTTCTAGATATGGGAGAAGCTAATTGGGCTTTAAATCTTACTAATCAAGCTTTAGAAATAGATGATTCCTATGCAAACGCTTATTATCAAAGAGCTAAGATTTATGCAGTCTTAGGTCAAGACGAAAATGCAATTTTAGATTTAGAAAAATCCATAGAATTAAATGAACAGTATGTAAAAGAGATTGAAAATGAGCAAGAGTTTGAATCTTTAGTCAAACATGAAAAAGTACAAAAAATTCTTAAATTAAAAGCAACAGCTTAG
- a CDS encoding aspartate kinase, whose translation MKIKVCKFGGSSVKDASQIKKVFNIVKSDEKRRVIVVSAPGRDEKYDEKITDHLLNISTNGNHFSEQKIDISSKQSFETIIQKFEQLCEALGIEKKELIDSLIKDLNNKTLKNEKRDAFFLSRGEHYNAKLICEYMKKNGLNIKLMLPEEFGFILSSDYCDGKVIEKTYLNISEYFNFQKADYYMVPGFYGITEDKEIAVMSRGGSDLTGGELAYALDADSYENWTDTNGVYEVDPRVIENANVIPRLTFKELRLLSSKGFNVFHFNAMLNCKKSKIPINIRSTNNPEHEGTLILNERVPMEDLVGIAKLDNMAAIHLQKDMLADEIGFTAELLKIFSEFGINTYHYPTDKDDISILVEQEDLKGNINNLRREVERRLKTDNIYVTYNLSIITLVGIGLKENAFAIVDAITALKQQNISFEMFDMSPSKISFHLGVSQNVSDIALKTLYKKMLL comes from the coding sequence ATGAAAATAAAAGTATGTAAGTTTGGGGGAAGTTCCGTAAAAGATGCCTCCCAAATAAAAAAAGTTTTTAATATTGTAAAAAGTGATGAGAAAAGAAGAGTTATTGTTGTTTCAGCTCCAGGAAGAGATGAAAAATATGATGAAAAAATAACTGATCACTTACTAAATATTTCAACTAATGGAAACCATTTTAGTGAACAAAAAATAGATATCTCTTCAAAGCAAAGCTTTGAAACAATCATTCAAAAGTTTGAACAACTTTGTGAAGCTTTAGGTATTGAAAAAAAAGAATTAATTGACTCTTTAATCAAAGACTTGAACAATAAAACTTTAAAAAATGAGAAAAGAGATGCTTTCTTTTTATCAAGGGGAGAACATTATAACGCAAAACTAATTTGTGAATATATGAAAAAAAATGGATTAAATATTAAACTTATGCTTCCTGAAGAGTTTGGTTTTATTCTAAGTTCAGATTATTGTGATGGAAAGGTTATAGAAAAAACATATCTTAATATAAGTGAATACTTTAATTTTCAAAAAGCTGATTATTATATGGTTCCTGGTTTTTATGGAATTACAGAAGACAAAGAGATAGCAGTGATGAGTAGAGGTGGCTCTGATTTGACAGGAGGAGAGCTAGCTTATGCTTTAGATGCAGACTCCTATGAAAATTGGACAGATACAAATGGAGTATATGAAGTAGACCCTAGAGTAATAGAAAATGCTAATGTGATACCAAGACTTACTTTTAAAGAGTTAAGACTATTAAGTTCAAAAGGCTTCAATGTTTTTCATTTTAATGCTATGTTAAATTGTAAGAAAAGCAAAATCCCTATAAATATTAGAAGTACAAACAATCCAGAGCATGAAGGAACTTTGATTTTAAATGAAAGAGTACCTATGGAAGATTTAGTAGGAATTGCAAAACTAGATAATATGGCTGCAATACATCTACAAAAAGATATGCTTGCTGATGAGATAGGTTTTACTGCAGAACTTCTTAAAATCTTTAGTGAGTTTGGAATAAATACTTATCACTACCCAACAGATAAAGATGATATTTCTATTTTAGTAGAGCAAGAAGATTTAAAAGGGAATATTAATAATTTACGAAGAGAGGTAGAAAGAAGATTAAAAACTGATAATATTTATGTAACTTATAATCTTTCAATAATTACTTTAGTTGGAATAGGCTTAAAAGAGAATGCTTTTGCAATAGTTGATGCAATTACTGCTTTAAAGCAACAGAATATCTCTTTTGAAATGTTTGATATGAGTCCTTCAAAAATATCTTTTCATCTGGGTGTTTCTCAAAATGTTTCAGATATTGCTCTTAAAACACTTTATAAAAAAATGTTGCTCTAA
- a CDS encoding winged helix-turn-helix transcriptional regulator, with product MRLLAYKVDKKLLNYLDEEQLYIVDIAEDISDAIYHSEVRYYNLIMVECNNYFNCKKILKGINTRVTAVIFLVEEYSKELEIKLLNNGALFVIKKAASKEYLLAKIESIHRDNFKKELLYKDNYRANLEERTLVSDEKKVTFKGKSFSILSYLIKNRYRAPISKDELLQANWDEPEMVSDNVIEVNINAIRNSLKKEFNENFIETVRHRGYKVSI from the coding sequence ATGAGACTATTAGCTTATAAAGTAGATAAAAAGCTATTGAACTACTTAGATGAAGAGCAGTTATATATTGTAGATATAGCAGAAGATATTAGTGATGCAATATATCATAGTGAAGTAAGATACTACAATCTTATTATGGTTGAATGTAATAACTACTTTAATTGTAAAAAGATATTAAAAGGTATAAATACAAGAGTTACTGCCGTAATATTCTTAGTAGAAGAATATAGTAAAGAGTTAGAGATAAAACTTTTAAATAATGGAGCACTCTTTGTAATAAAAAAAGCTGCTTCAAAAGAGTATCTTTTAGCAAAGATTGAATCTATTCATAGAGATAATTTTAAAAAAGAACTTCTTTATAAAGATAATTATAGAGCCAACTTAGAAGAGAGAACTTTGGTTAGTGATGAGAAAAAAGTAACTTTTAAAGGGAAGTCATTTTCTATTTTAAGTTATTTGATTAAAAATAGATATAGAGCTCCTATTTCAAAAGATGAATTACTACAAGCAAATTGGGATGAACCAGAGATGGTATCTGATAATGTGATTGAAGTTAATATTAATGCAATTAGAAACTCTTTGAAAAAAGAGTTTAATGAGAACTTTATAGAAACAGTAAGACATAGAGGTTATAAAGTAAGTATTTAA